In one window of Lewinellaceae bacterium DNA:
- a CDS encoding (2Fe-2S)-binding protein gives MSVNFELNGEMVQVDAEPDALLLWVLREDLKLTGTKFGCGIAACGACTVHVNGDPVRSCMTTMKMVSGKKVTTIEGLGKGELHPVQRAWIEEQVPQCGYCQSGQIMQAAALLEKNKQPSRADIVEHMNGVLCRCGTYHRIQKAIVRAAKDMGS, from the coding sequence ATGAGTGTCAATTTTGAATTGAACGGAGAAATGGTCCAGGTGGATGCCGAGCCGGATGCCCTCCTGCTCTGGGTATTGCGGGAAGATCTCAAATTAACAGGAACCAAGTTCGGATGTGGCATTGCGGCTTGTGGTGCTTGTACAGTCCACGTTAACGGTGATCCGGTACGATCCTGCATGACCACCATGAAAATGGTCAGTGGTAAAAAAGTAACCACCATTGAAGGTTTGGGCAAAGGTGAACTGCACCCTGTCCAGCGGGCATGGATTGAGGAGCAGGTTCCCCAGTGCGGGTATTGCCAGTCCGGACAGATCATGCAGGCGGCAGCATTACTGGAAAAAAACAAACAGCCGTCACGGGCAGATATTGTAGAACATATGAACGGGGTACTGTGTCGCTGCGGTACCTATCACCGCATCCAGAAAGCAATCGTTCGCGCAGCAAAAGATATGGGATCATGA
- a CDS encoding xanthine dehydrogenase family protein molybdopterin-binding subunit: protein MNENQSTSSISRRSFLRTAGGATFAIALSPVLALARESYSGNIANGQVSAWVHLDGDGKITIFNPAAEMGQGSMTALAAIIAEEMDAKWEDVTIEFSPIEPETYGLQWGGQLGGPMITVGSRTVKGYYQALRQAGAEVRWILRWNAARSWNAPVEDTTTTPGLVRQLSTGNTISYGDLAKAGITRPDDIPSQELKDPSQFHLVGQNIPRTDIAAKTDGSAMYSMDIHVPGMVYAIMERGLVHGARPILKNRQVVLKRPGVIDIVEMDHGVGIVAASVETAFSTRGYLKIDWNLDNSAAGYDSNKALEDYSTQAEHPEQGKTLEEKGDVKLAFQQAAKVIEAEYRNDFVYHAQMEPLNAVIAVAPDGKSAEAWVGSQAPDSARQQIAKSLGIGFNDVVFHPCYLGGGFGRRSMTDYVEEATIMARQVKRPVKLIWTREDDLQYGAYRPISVQKLRVAVNSEGLIQGWEHHVVGTGDGLLASGVGVEYYDFPNQYLTLQSMDQHVRTKHWRSVGHGPNKYAIEAIIDEIARELGTDPVDLRLRHMQSDQRAAQVVRTAAEMAAWHEPSPAGRAKGIAFAERSGARTAAVVEISVDNGTGKITVHKCWMAMDAGVIVQPDNAIAQLEGGFLMGLSSVLYESITIEDGQVQQNNFDDYQLLRMEDTPEIMEVKLILSAEKPEGVGEASTPVVGGAVANAFLALTGKSLRNMPFTPEKVLRVLNS, encoded by the coding sequence ATGAATGAGAATCAGTCAACTTCATCAATCTCCCGCAGGTCATTCCTGCGCACCGCAGGAGGAGCCACTTTTGCCATTGCACTCTCTCCGGTATTGGCCCTGGCCAGAGAATCGTATAGCGGAAATATAGCCAATGGGCAGGTGTCCGCCTGGGTACATCTGGATGGCGATGGTAAGATTACCATTTTTAATCCGGCGGCGGAGATGGGTCAGGGCTCAATGACGGCGCTGGCTGCCATCATAGCGGAAGAAATGGATGCGAAATGGGAAGATGTCACCATCGAATTTTCACCCATTGAACCGGAAACATATGGTTTGCAGTGGGGCGGCCAACTGGGAGGACCGATGATAACCGTGGGATCACGGACCGTAAAAGGGTATTACCAGGCTTTACGGCAGGCAGGCGCCGAGGTTCGATGGATATTGCGCTGGAATGCGGCCAGGAGCTGGAATGCCCCGGTAGAAGATACCACTACCACACCAGGTCTCGTCAGACAATTGTCCACCGGAAATACCATCTCTTACGGTGATCTTGCGAAAGCCGGGATAACCAGGCCGGATGATATCCCTTCGCAGGAACTTAAAGATCCGTCACAATTTCATCTGGTCGGACAGAACATTCCGAGGACGGACATTGCGGCCAAAACAGACGGTTCGGCAATGTACTCCATGGACATTCATGTGCCCGGGATGGTCTACGCCATCATGGAGCGAGGCTTGGTACATGGTGCCAGACCTATATTGAAGAACAGGCAGGTGGTCTTGAAACGGCCCGGGGTGATCGATATCGTCGAAATGGATCACGGTGTCGGTATTGTTGCTGCATCGGTCGAAACGGCTTTTTCTACCCGGGGATACCTGAAAATTGATTGGAACCTGGACAATTCAGCCGCAGGATACGACAGCAACAAGGCGCTTGAAGATTATTCCACGCAAGCCGAACACCCGGAACAAGGCAAGACACTGGAGGAAAAAGGAGATGTGAAACTGGCATTTCAGCAAGCCGCCAAAGTGATAGAAGCCGAATACCGCAATGATTTTGTCTACCATGCCCAGATGGAACCGCTGAATGCAGTTATAGCAGTAGCTCCGGATGGTAAATCGGCAGAAGCCTGGGTAGGATCCCAGGCACCGGACAGCGCCCGGCAGCAAATTGCCAAATCACTTGGAATAGGCTTCAATGATGTTGTCTTCCATCCGTGTTATCTGGGCGGTGGATTTGGACGCAGGTCTATGACGGATTATGTGGAAGAGGCAACAATCATGGCCAGGCAGGTAAAGCGGCCCGTGAAGTTGATCTGGACGCGTGAAGATGATTTGCAGTACGGTGCTTATCGTCCGATCAGCGTACAAAAATTACGGGTTGCAGTAAATTCAGAGGGCCTCATCCAGGGTTGGGAACATCATGTGGTTGGGACTGGTGATGGATTGCTGGCTTCAGGTGTGGGTGTTGAATACTACGATTTTCCCAATCAATACCTGACCTTGCAGAGCATGGACCAGCATGTACGCACCAAACATTGGCGATCAGTTGGGCATGGACCCAATAAATATGCCATCGAGGCGATCATCGACGAGATCGCCCGAGAGCTGGGGACAGACCCGGTGGACCTCAGACTTCGGCACATGCAATCCGATCAACGGGCTGCTCAGGTTGTCAGGACGGCCGCTGAAATGGCTGCCTGGCATGAACCCTCGCCAGCCGGCCGGGCAAAGGGGATCGCATTTGCTGAGCGCAGCGGCGCCCGGACCGCCGCCGTAGTTGAGATCTCCGTAGATAACGGCACGGGAAAGATCACTGTTCATAAATGCTGGATGGCTATGGATGCCGGCGTTATCGTCCAGCCGGACAATGCCATTGCCCAGCTGGAAGGAGGATTTCTGATGGGGCTCAGCAGTGTGCTTTATGAAAGCATCACCATTGAGGATGGCCAGGTTCAGCAAAATAATTTTGACGATTATCAGCTGCTGCGGATGGAAGACACGCCCGAAATCATGGAAGTTAAGTTGATCCTTTCCGCTGAAAAACCGGAAGGGGTGGGAGAGGCAAGCACCCCGGTTGTGGGGGGCGCGGTAGCCAATGCATTCCTTGCACTGACCGGGAAATCACTGAGGAACATGCCATTTACACCGGAAAAAGTGCTACGTGTATTGAATAGTTGA